From Stigmatella erecta, one genomic window encodes:
- a CDS encoding 2OG-Fe(II) oxygenase has translation MTDFIEIHDGVLDPKLCQDIIDRFNRSSHVQRGRIGHGVDTTKKDSYDLCMNLTPDWEDLVRVLMDRTFPPLRSYLRKYLYTLIGAVSPAVMDPKTGQRVALTEQNFAALGDPLLDQLVGYFYRYGYLNVQKYIQGSGGYPHWHSEVYPKDASCDALHRVLAFQYYLNDVKQGGETEFYYQQRKVEAKAGRLLIFPSGFTHTHRGNVPASGDKYIITSWVLFQRAETMYGNNPPT, from the coding sequence ATGACCGACTTCATCGAGATTCACGACGGTGTGCTGGACCCCAAGCTGTGCCAGGACATCATCGACCGGTTCAACCGGAGCTCCCACGTGCAGCGGGGCCGCATCGGCCACGGCGTGGACACCACCAAGAAGGACAGCTACGACCTGTGCATGAACCTCACGCCGGACTGGGAAGACCTGGTCCGCGTGCTGATGGACCGCACCTTCCCGCCGCTGCGCAGCTACCTGCGCAAGTACCTGTACACCCTGATTGGCGCCGTCTCCCCGGCGGTGATGGACCCCAAGACGGGCCAGCGCGTGGCGCTGACGGAGCAGAACTTCGCCGCCCTGGGAGATCCGCTGCTGGATCAGCTCGTGGGCTACTTCTACCGCTACGGCTACCTCAACGTGCAGAAGTACATCCAGGGCTCGGGCGGCTACCCGCACTGGCACTCGGAAGTCTATCCGAAGGATGCGAGCTGCGATGCGCTGCACCGCGTGCTGGCGTTCCAGTACTACCTGAACGACGTGAAGCAGGGCGGCGAGACGGAGTTCTACTACCAGCAGCGCAAGGTCGAGGCGAAGGCGGGGCGGCTGCTCATCTTCCCCTCGGGCTTCACCCACACCCACCGCGGCAACGTGCCGGCGTCCGGCGACAAGTACATCATCACCTCGTGGGTGCTCTTCCAGCGCGCCGAGACCATGTACGGCAACAACCCTCCCACCTGA
- a CDS encoding S8 family peptidase — protein MKTVRNTLFLGTALALAACGGELNDAEMMDGSDISQTEAPLMLAPAGTAIPGSYIVVTKQEGGLRRASLASRIQARHNYSVINGFAADLTAEQLAEVRKDANVLFVEEDAVVKLEATQSPATWGIDRIDQVSLPLSNSYTYTTTASNVTAYVIDTGIQISHSQFGGRAAVGYDAIGDGQNGNDCQGHGTHVAGTIGSATYGVAKGVKLRAVRVLNCSGSGTNSGVIAGINWVTTNHVKPAVANMSLGGSASSAVNTAVTNLSNAGVFVAVAAGNNNANASGYSPASAPAVTTVGASTKTDARASYSNYGSLIDIFAPGTDITSTWIGSGTNTISGTSMASPHVAGVGALYKGTYGDASSATVDSWIKSNASVGKITGVPSGTTTNLLNKKSL, from the coding sequence ATGAAGACCGTGCGCAACACGCTTTTCCTTGGTACTGCTCTGGCCCTGGCTGCTTGCGGTGGTGAGCTGAACGACGCCGAGATGATGGACGGCTCGGACATCAGCCAGACCGAGGCCCCCCTGATGCTGGCCCCCGCCGGCACGGCCATTCCGGGCTCCTACATCGTCGTGACGAAGCAGGAGGGCGGCCTGCGCCGCGCCTCGCTCGCCTCGCGCATCCAGGCGCGCCACAACTACAGCGTCATCAACGGCTTTGCCGCCGACCTGACCGCGGAGCAGCTGGCCGAGGTCCGCAAGGACGCCAACGTCCTGTTCGTCGAGGAGGACGCGGTGGTGAAGCTCGAGGCCACCCAGTCCCCCGCCACGTGGGGCATTGACCGCATCGACCAGGTGAGCCTGCCGCTGAGCAACAGCTACACCTACACCACCACCGCCTCCAACGTGACCGCGTACGTCATCGACACGGGCATCCAGATCAGCCACTCGCAGTTCGGTGGCCGCGCGGCGGTGGGCTACGACGCGATCGGCGACGGCCAGAATGGCAATGACTGCCAGGGCCACGGCACGCACGTGGCGGGCACCATCGGCAGCGCCACCTACGGCGTGGCCAAGGGCGTCAAGCTGCGCGCGGTGCGCGTGCTGAACTGCTCGGGCTCCGGCACCAACTCGGGCGTCATCGCCGGCATCAACTGGGTGACCACCAACCACGTGAAGCCCGCGGTGGCCAACATGAGCCTCGGCGGCAGCGCCTCCTCGGCGGTGAACACGGCCGTCACCAACCTGTCCAACGCGGGCGTGTTCGTCGCGGTGGCCGCGGGTAACAACAACGCCAACGCCAGCGGCTACTCGCCGGCGAGCGCCCCGGCCGTCACCACGGTGGGCGCCTCCACGAAGACGGACGCGCGCGCCTCGTACTCCAACTACGGCAGCCTGATCGACATCTTCGCGCCGGGCACCGACATCACCTCCACCTGGATCGGCAGCGGCACCAACACCATCAGCGGCACCTCGATGGCCTCGCCGCACGTGGCGGGCGTGGGCGCGCTCTACAAGGGCACCTACGGCGACGCGTCCTCGGCCACCGTCGACAGCTGGATCAAGAGCAACGCCAGCGTCGGCAAGATCACCGGCGTCCCGTCGGGCACCACGACCAACCTGCTCAACAAGAAGTCGCTGTAG
- a CDS encoding YqjF family protein has translation MDRIAPTRRPHARVVMYQRWRKLFFLHWELPAEVLARALPPGLSLDTYEGRAFIGLVPFTMLGVRPALLPPFPPLSNFHETNVRTYVHREGKDPGVFFFSLDAANGIAVRLARAWYRLPYFYSRMTLTDGAAGGWRTYRSERHWPAPVPATLSVRGLAEGPAAASTPGTLQHFLMERYFLYTAHGGALLRGQVHHTPYPVRGARVEGLEENLLEAAGFRRPPAAPLVHASDGVDVEVFALQRV, from the coding sequence ATGGACCGCATCGCCCCCACCCGCAGGCCCCACGCGCGCGTGGTGATGTACCAGCGCTGGCGCAAGCTGTTCTTCCTGCACTGGGAGCTGCCCGCGGAGGTGCTGGCGCGCGCCTTGCCCCCGGGGCTCTCGCTGGACACGTACGAGGGGCGGGCGTTCATCGGGCTGGTGCCCTTCACCATGCTGGGCGTGCGCCCGGCGCTGCTGCCCCCCTTCCCCCCGCTGTCGAACTTCCACGAGACGAACGTGCGCACGTACGTGCACCGCGAGGGGAAGGACCCGGGGGTGTTCTTCTTCAGCCTGGATGCGGCCAACGGCATCGCCGTGCGGCTGGCGCGGGCCTGGTACAGGCTGCCGTACTTCTACTCGCGGATGACGCTGACGGACGGCGCGGCGGGCGGCTGGCGGACGTACCGCTCCGAGCGCCACTGGCCCGCCCCGGTGCCCGCCACGCTCTCCGTGCGCGGCCTGGCCGAGGGGCCCGCCGCGGCCTCCACCCCCGGAACGCTCCAGCACTTCCTGATGGAGCGCTACTTCCTCTACACCGCGCACGGCGGGGCGCTGCTCCGGGGCCAGGTGCACCACACGCCCTACCCGGTGCGCGGCGCGCGGGTGGAGGGGCTGGAGGAGAACCTGCTGGAGGCGGCGGGCTTCCGCCGCCCCCCGGCCGCCCCGCTGGTGCACGCCTCGGACGGGGTGGACGTGGAGGTGTTCGCGCTCCAGCGCGTCTGA
- a CDS encoding MFS transporter translates to MKFLRELRSVLNLTVLVAGLGYFVDLFDITLFGVVRVASLKDIGITDPAQILEKGLLIYNSQMIGMMVGGLVWGILADKRGRLSVMFGSILLYSFANIANAFAWDATSYAVCRFLGGLGLAGELGAAITLVAESLPKDKRGLGTTVVATLGMLGIVAAALIGQHLYWKTAYLTGGVMGLALLFARFKVSESELFTKKTDPSRANPLLLLRGGRFLKYICCILIGVPIYFTTGILFTFAPELTAGLNVQGPVTAGNAILYGSIGLTLGDLLSGLFSQWLKSRKRAVALNLVAGFGLMLVYGLASGLTSTTVYLLSFLIGITVGYWAVLVTMAAEQFGTNIRATVATTVPNFVRGSATLAASGFAVLKGQMPVASAALLVGSICFGLALLALTRIEETFHRDLDYEEGPQQP, encoded by the coding sequence ATGAAATTCCTGCGTGAACTTCGCTCGGTACTCAACCTGACGGTCCTCGTCGCCGGCCTGGGCTACTTCGTGGACCTGTTCGACATCACCCTGTTCGGGGTGGTGCGCGTGGCCTCCCTCAAGGACATCGGCATCACGGATCCGGCGCAAATCCTCGAGAAGGGCCTGCTCATCTACAACAGCCAGATGATTGGCATGATGGTGGGGGGCCTCGTCTGGGGCATCCTCGCCGACAAGCGCGGCCGGCTCTCGGTGATGTTCGGCTCCATCCTGCTCTACTCGTTCGCCAACATCGCCAACGCGTTCGCCTGGGACGCGACGAGCTACGCGGTCTGCCGCTTCCTGGGGGGCCTGGGCCTGGCGGGCGAGCTGGGGGCCGCCATCACCCTGGTGGCCGAGTCCCTGCCCAAGGACAAGCGCGGCCTGGGCACCACGGTGGTGGCCACCCTGGGCATGCTGGGCATCGTGGCCGCGGCGCTCATCGGCCAGCACCTGTACTGGAAGACGGCCTACCTCACGGGCGGGGTGATGGGGCTGGCGCTGCTGTTCGCGCGCTTCAAGGTGTCCGAGTCCGAGCTGTTCACCAAGAAGACGGACCCGTCGCGCGCCAACCCGCTCTTGCTGCTGCGCGGCGGGCGGTTCCTCAAGTACATCTGCTGCATCCTCATCGGGGTGCCCATCTACTTCACCACCGGCATCCTGTTCACCTTCGCCCCGGAACTCACCGCGGGGCTGAACGTCCAGGGCCCGGTGACGGCCGGCAACGCCATCCTGTACGGCTCCATCGGGCTGACGCTGGGGGACTTGCTCTCGGGCCTGTTCAGCCAGTGGCTCAAGAGCCGCAAGCGCGCGGTGGCGCTCAACCTGGTGGCGGGCTTCGGGCTGATGCTCGTGTACGGCCTCGCCTCGGGGCTCACCAGCACCACCGTCTACCTCTTGAGCTTCCTCATCGGCATCACCGTGGGCTACTGGGCGGTGCTCGTCACCATGGCGGCCGAGCAGTTCGGCACCAACATCCGCGCCACGGTGGCCACCACGGTGCCCAACTTCGTGCGCGGCTCGGCGACGCTGGCGGCCAGCGGCTTCGCGGTGCTCAAGGGGCAGATGCCGGTGGCCAGCGCCGCGCTGCTCGTGGGCAGCATCTGCTTCGGCCTCGCGCTGCTGGCGCTCACGCGCATCGAGGAGACGTTCCACCGGGATCTCGACTACGAGGAGGGCCCGCAGCAGCCGTGA
- a CDS encoding tetratricopeptide repeat protein, whose product MRRFLTLLATLACTGGCSCQDKPRPPPAPPVATAPAPALSAPALPTAPPIPPEAMALHMQGRQRGQEGQFPEALQLFQQAQAAAPDWLIPLYDTGYTYVLMGDTAQALATFEQVEARAPQGFSESKKFLDSLRREKAGTVPPGTLRDFLALRQLRDPKQAHQKLVALTQRAPQFVPAWQELAMAEENLAAARTLVEKTLALKPDEETRGLLLVHQATLLRREGQEDEGQKRLRALAEDPQLPPSVTGLARELQLTLPERPPAAPVP is encoded by the coding sequence ATGCGCCGCTTCCTCACCCTGCTCGCCACCCTCGCCTGCACCGGGGGTTGCTCGTGCCAGGACAAGCCCCGTCCGCCCCCCGCGCCCCCGGTGGCCACCGCCCCAGCGCCCGCCCTCTCCGCCCCCGCCCTTCCCACCGCGCCGCCCATTCCCCCCGAGGCCATGGCGCTGCACATGCAGGGCCGCCAGCGGGGCCAGGAAGGCCAGTTCCCCGAGGCGCTCCAGCTCTTCCAGCAAGCCCAGGCGGCGGCCCCGGACTGGCTCATCCCCCTGTACGACACGGGCTACACGTACGTGCTCATGGGCGACACCGCCCAGGCCCTGGCCACCTTCGAGCAGGTGGAGGCGCGCGCCCCGCAGGGCTTCTCCGAGAGCAAGAAGTTCCTCGACAGCCTGCGCCGCGAGAAGGCGGGCACCGTCCCGCCCGGCACGCTCCGGGACTTCCTGGCGCTCCGGCAGCTGAGGGACCCGAAGCAGGCCCACCAGAAGCTGGTGGCCCTCACCCAGCGCGCGCCCCAGTTCGTCCCCGCCTGGCAGGAGCTGGCCATGGCCGAGGAGAACCTCGCCGCGGCCCGCACGCTCGTGGAGAAGACGCTGGCCCTGAAGCCGGATGAGGAGACGCGGGGCCTGCTGCTCGTGCACCAGGCCACGCTCCTGCGCCGCGAGGGCCAGGAGGACGAGGGCCAGAAGCGGCTGCGCGCGCTCGCGGAGGACCCTCAGCTTCCGCCGAGCGTCACCGGGCTGGCGCGGGAGCTCCAGCTCACCCTGCCCGAGCGCCCGCCCGCAGCCCCGGTGCCCTGA